One part of the Asterias amurensis chromosome 11, ASM3211899v1 genome encodes these proteins:
- the LOC139943980 gene encoding uncharacterized protein gives MPRSKSRSRSRGRSDRRDKGRSRKNRGGSASASSGSSSDSSSSRSRSSSSGSSSSGSSSSRSSRSSSRSSRSSSSSSGSSSSSSISRKSGQRKSSEKKGKEDRKGRERKSRTRSKSPRRRKRSPSPKPSKLHIGRLTRNVNKDHLMEIFSNYGVVKTVDLPCDRTNSHLNRSFAYIDFQKHDDAEKALRHMDGGQIDGQEVTAAYVLAPRPRIMRRSPNRGGMNSWRRSPPRFRDDRNRRRPPPPRKRSPRPRSRSRSRSPVRRRRHSRSSSSSSR, from the exons GCCTCGCAGTAAAAGTCGCAGTCGTAGCAGAGGACGTAGTGATCGTCGAGATAAAGGACGAAGCAGGAAGAATCGAGGAGGGTCAGCCTCAGCAAGCTCCGGCAGTAGTTCAgacag CTCCAGTTCTAGAAGTCGTTCTAGTTCCAGTGGGTCATCCTCAAGTGGGTCGTCAAGCAGTAGATCCTCGCGGTCCAGCAGTAGATCCTCGCGATCCAGCAGTAGCAGCAGCGGGAGTAGCAGCTCAAGCTCCATCAGTCGTAAGAGCGGACAGAGGAAGAGCTCGGAGAAGAAAGGAAAGGAAGACAGGAAAGGGAGGGAGAGAAAGAGTCGGACAAG ATCCAAGTCACCACGTCGGCGTAAACGGAGCCCGTCTCCCAAGCCATCTAAGCTTCACATCGGTCGTCTGACGCGCAACGTCAACAAGGACCACCTCATGGAGATCTTCTCAAACTACGGCGTAGTCAAGACAGTAGACCTACCCTGTGACCGCACCAATTCACACCTAAACCGCAGCTTTGCGTACATCGACTTCCAGAAACATGACGATGCCGAGAAGGCATTGAGACATATGGACGGAG gaCAAATTGATGGTCAGGAGGTGACAGCCGCCTACGTCTTGGCTCCGAGGCCCCGCATAATGCGGCGCTCACCGAACCGAGGAGGAATGAACTCATGGAGAAGATCTCCACCTAGATTCAGAGACGACAGGAATAGAAGAAG GCCACCCCCTCCAAGGAAGCGCTCCCCAAGACCTCGCTCAAGATCAAGATCCCGTTCACCAGTAAGACGAAGACGTCACAGCCGCTCAAGCTCCAGCTCCTCTCGCTAA